A genomic window from Klebsiella quasipneumoniae subsp. quasipneumoniae includes:
- a CDS encoding acyl carrier protein, protein MNEQQAIYEEISALLVNVFEIDPQDITPEARLYEDLELDSIDAIDMIVHLQKKIGKKIKPEEFKTVRTVQDVVDAVERLFKEE, encoded by the coding sequence ATGAATGAACAACAAGCCATTTACGAAGAAATCTCCGCGCTGCTGGTGAACGTGTTTGAAATCGATCCGCAGGATATTACGCCTGAGGCCCGCCTGTACGAAGATCTCGAACTGGACAGTATTGACGCCATCGACATGATCGTCCATCTGCAAAAGAAAATTGGTAAGAAAATCAAGCCAGAAGAGTTCAAAACTGTCCGCACCGTGCAGGATGTGGTCGATGCGGTAGAACGCCTGTTCAAAGAAGAATAA
- a CDS encoding phosphopantetheine-binding protein — protein sequence MQALYLEIKNLIISTLNLDELSADDIDTDAALFGDGLGLDSIDALELGLAVKNQYGVVLSAESEEMRQHFYSVATLAAFIQAQRA from the coding sequence ATGCAAGCGCTCTATCTTGAAATTAAAAATCTGATCATCAGTACATTGAACCTGGACGAGCTGTCCGCTGATGATATCGACACCGACGCCGCGCTGTTTGGCGATGGTCTGGGTCTGGACTCAATTGATGCGCTGGAGCTGGGTCTGGCGGTAAAAAATCAGTACGGCGTGGTGCTGTCGGCTGAAAGTGAAGAGATGCGTCAGCATTTCTACTCTGTCGCCACGCTGGCGGCATTTATTCAAGCACAGCGCGCCTGA
- a CDS encoding lysophospholipid acyltransferase family protein, translating into MAMEPRMKPFFHRLNRLWRAAMTGFCFALFGIGGLLLSLIWFNLLLVLVRNKTRRRRIARRSISVSFRVFLSVVKSVGVLDYRIDGRDILRAERGCLVVANHPSLIDYVMLASVMPETDCMVKSALLKNPFVSGVIRAADYLINDQADALLPASRQRLQQGDTILIFPEGTRTVPGKKMQLQRGAANIAVRCGSDLRIVVIRCTEHMLGKQSKWYDAPPTKPRFTVEVGERLPIHQFYDANKQEPALAARQLNRHILLKLETGTLPETGMNDASALS; encoded by the coding sequence ATGGCAATGGAGCCGCGCATGAAGCCGTTTTTCCACCGGCTTAATCGGCTCTGGCGCGCAGCGATGACCGGTTTCTGCTTCGCACTGTTTGGCATTGGCGGCCTGCTGCTCTCGCTCATCTGGTTTAATCTGCTGCTGGTTTTGGTACGTAATAAAACCCGCCGACGCCGTATCGCGCGGCGCAGCATTTCCGTTAGCTTTCGCGTATTCCTCAGCGTGGTGAAAAGCGTCGGCGTTCTCGATTACCGTATCGATGGCCGCGATATTTTGCGCGCGGAGCGCGGTTGCCTGGTGGTCGCCAATCACCCCAGCCTTATTGACTACGTAATGCTGGCCTCGGTGATGCCGGAGACCGACTGCATGGTAAAAAGCGCGCTGCTGAAAAATCCATTCGTCAGCGGCGTGATCCGCGCCGCCGATTATCTGATTAACGATCAGGCCGATGCCCTGCTGCCGGCAAGCCGGCAGCGTTTACAGCAAGGCGATACGATTTTGATTTTCCCTGAAGGCACGCGCACCGTGCCGGGGAAAAAAATGCAGCTACAGCGGGGGGCGGCTAATATCGCGGTACGCTGTGGCAGCGATTTACGCATTGTCGTCATCCGCTGTACCGAGCATATGCTGGGTAAACAAAGCAAATGGTACGACGCGCCGCCAACTAAGCCGCGGTTTACCGTCGAGGTTGGAGAACGGCTGCCAATACATCAGTTTTATGATGCCAATAAACAAGAACCGGCGCTGGCCGCAAGACAGTTGAACCGTCATATTTTGCTTAAATTAGAAACAGGCACTCTCCCTGAAACAGGAATGAATGATGCAAGCGCTCTATCTTGA
- a CDS encoding beta-ketoacyl synthase chain length factor: MTFSFNIVDWQAFAPGVSGPEQWQRWSQHLHAIDPAAAPPKLSELPMMTARRLSSGSKLAVECGLAMLRRHEIDAVLYTSRHGELERNYRILHALAMEQAISPTDFALSVHNSAVGNLTIAAKKAIMSSSLSAGRDTFQQGLYEVMGLLQAGYQRVLMVDFDGFLPEFYHAQLPPGITTWPYAAAWVIEPGRQWQCHAQPHAAVAESPLPQSLLFLQYYLQNARTFTLPGDRVQWQWSRA, from the coding sequence ATGACATTTTCATTTAACATTGTTGATTGGCAGGCCTTCGCGCCTGGCGTCAGTGGCCCCGAGCAATGGCAACGGTGGTCACAGCATTTGCACGCCATCGATCCCGCCGCGGCGCCACCCAAACTCAGCGAATTGCCGATGATGACCGCACGCCGACTCAGCTCGGGAAGTAAGCTGGCTGTGGAATGCGGTCTGGCTATGCTCCGTCGCCATGAAATCGATGCCGTTCTTTATACCAGCCGTCACGGCGAACTGGAGCGCAACTATCGGATCCTCCATGCGCTGGCTATGGAGCAAGCGATCTCGCCGACCGATTTCGCCTTATCGGTGCATAATTCCGCCGTGGGTAATCTGACGATTGCTGCAAAAAAAGCGATTATGTCGTCATCCCTTTCTGCCGGACGCGATACGTTTCAGCAGGGATTATACGAAGTGATGGGCCTGCTACAGGCGGGTTATCAGCGCGTGTTGATGGTTGATTTCGACGGTTTTCTCCCTGAGTTTTACCACGCTCAGTTGCCGCCAGGTATCACCACCTGGCCCTATGCGGCAGCCTGGGTGATTGAGCCCGGTCGCCAGTGGCAATGCCACGCCCAGCCTCATGCAGCCGTTGCTGAAAGTCCATTACCGCAAAGTTTACTGTTCTTGCAGTACTATTTGCAGAATGCCCGCACGTTCACGCTTCCCGGCGATCGCGTGCAATGGCAATGGAGCCGCGCATGA
- a CDS encoding methyltransferase, which yields MYQKDSLSALDAITEAQRIAFAPMLFQTALCLRNSGILGYLDQQGKRGATFAAISEIFDGKEYAVSVLLDMGLSGRILTYKEERYHLSKIGHFLLHDPMTRVNMDFTQDVCYQGLFFLENALQEGKPSGLKVFGEWPTIYPALSQLPPAARKSWFAFDHYYSDGAFTAALPYVFASQPARLYDVGGNTGKWALRCCQYDENIAVTLLDLPQQIALARENIENAGLAHRIDFHAVDMLSDAPLPGEADIWWMSQFLDCFSPEQIITILSNVAQVMKPGARLYILELFWDAQKFEAASFSLNASSLYFTCMANGNSRFYSVEKFYRYLEMAGFEVEQRHDNLGVGHTLLICHKNN from the coding sequence GTGTACCAAAAGGATTCTCTCAGCGCACTTGATGCCATTACTGAAGCGCAGCGTATTGCTTTTGCCCCCATGCTCTTTCAAACCGCATTATGTCTACGCAACTCAGGTATTCTGGGTTATCTGGACCAACAAGGTAAACGCGGTGCAACGTTTGCAGCCATCAGTGAAATTTTCGACGGAAAAGAATATGCCGTTAGCGTTTTGCTCGATATGGGATTAAGCGGTCGTATCCTGACCTATAAAGAGGAACGCTACCACCTCTCTAAAATAGGACATTTCTTACTTCATGATCCGATGACGCGAGTAAATATGGATTTTACTCAAGACGTTTGTTATCAAGGATTATTCTTTCTGGAAAATGCGCTCCAGGAGGGAAAGCCTTCAGGATTAAAAGTTTTTGGTGAGTGGCCAACGATTTACCCTGCCTTGTCACAGCTACCACCCGCGGCGCGCAAAAGCTGGTTTGCCTTCGACCATTACTATTCCGATGGCGCCTTCACTGCAGCGCTGCCCTATGTATTCGCCAGCCAGCCCGCAAGGCTGTACGATGTAGGCGGTAATACCGGGAAATGGGCGCTACGCTGTTGCCAGTACGATGAAAATATCGCGGTCACGTTATTAGATTTACCGCAACAAATTGCACTGGCACGGGAAAATATAGAAAATGCTGGCCTTGCCCATCGCATCGATTTTCATGCTGTGGATATGCTGAGTGACGCCCCCCTACCCGGAGAAGCGGATATCTGGTGGATGAGTCAGTTCCTGGACTGTTTCTCGCCAGAACAAATCATCACCATACTCAGTAACGTGGCACAGGTCATGAAACCTGGCGCCCGCCTGTACATTCTGGAATTGTTCTGGGATGCGCAGAAATTTGAAGCAGCATCATTTAGTCTGAATGCGTCTTCACTCTATTTTACCTGTATGGCCAACGGCAACAGCCGTTTCTACAGCGTAGAGAAGTTTTACCGCTATCTTGAAATGGCGGGGTTCGAAGTAGAACAGCGTCACGATAATTTAGGCGTTGGGCATACCTTGTTGATATGCCACAAGAATAATTGA
- a CDS encoding lipoprotein, giving the protein MKKIIHWMIAATVVGALAGCARTAPIEQVNAIVSAGHTEAQVKDAIIKAGAQRQWIMSDAGPGVIKGKLQNRDHVADIKINYSATSYSIVYVSSINLMAANGKIHRNYNRWVHNLDKDIQVTLAANTALQQ; this is encoded by the coding sequence ATGAAAAAAATTATTCACTGGATGATTGCCGCTACGGTTGTCGGTGCGCTCGCCGGTTGCGCACGGACAGCCCCTATTGAACAGGTCAATGCGATAGTGAGCGCCGGCCATACGGAAGCGCAGGTCAAGGATGCCATTATCAAAGCAGGTGCTCAGCGCCAATGGATTATGTCTGACGCGGGCCCTGGCGTCATAAAAGGTAAATTGCAAAATCGCGACCATGTCGCGGATATTAAAATTAACTACTCCGCAACAAGTTATTCTATTGTCTATGTGAGTAGCATTAATCTCATGGCCGCCAACGGAAAAATTCATAGAAACTATAACCGCTGGGTACACAACCTCGATAAAGATATTCAGGTTACGCTGGCAGCAAACACCGCTCTGCAACAATAA
- a CDS encoding MFS transporter, whose amino-acid sequence MPESVAEPALNGLRLNLRIVSVVIFNFASYLTIGLPLAVLPGYVHDVMGFSAFWAGLVISLQYFATLLSRPHAGRYADLLGPKKIVVFGLCGCFLSGLSYLLAAWSSGWPLVSLLLLCLGRVILGIGQSFAGTGSTLWGVGVVGSLHIGRVISWNGIVTYGAMAMGAPLGVLCYSQIGLSGLAGVIMAVALVAILCALPRAAVKAAKGKAMSFRAVLGRVWPYGMALALASAGFGVIATFITLFYDAKGWDGAAFALTLFSCAFVGARLLFPNAINRLGGLNVAMLCFSVEIIGLLLVGFADTPLLAKIGTFLTGAGFSLVFPALGVVAVKAVPQHNQGSALATYTVFMDLSLGVTGPLAGLLMAWTGIPVIYLAAAGLVMAALLLGWRLKKRPPVSEPEAVAPGQ is encoded by the coding sequence ATGCCCGAATCCGTCGCCGAACCGGCGCTCAATGGACTGCGCCTCAATCTGCGGATTGTCTCCGTGGTTATTTTTAACTTTGCCAGCTACCTCACCATCGGCTTGCCGCTGGCGGTACTTCCTGGCTATGTGCATGATGTAATGGGCTTTAGCGCTTTCTGGGCCGGCCTGGTGATTAGTCTGCAATATTTCGCCACGCTGCTCAGCCGCCCGCACGCCGGGCGCTACGCTGACCTGCTGGGGCCCAAAAAGATTGTCGTCTTCGGCCTCTGCGGCTGCTTTTTAAGCGGTCTGAGCTATCTGCTGGCCGCCTGGAGCAGCGGCTGGCCGCTGGTTAGCCTGCTGCTGCTATGCCTCGGACGAGTCATTCTCGGCATCGGCCAGAGCTTTGCCGGCACCGGCTCGACGCTGTGGGGCGTCGGCGTTGTTGGGTCGCTGCATATCGGGCGGGTGATCTCATGGAACGGCATTGTGACCTACGGGGCGATGGCGATGGGCGCCCCGCTCGGCGTGCTGTGCTATTCGCAAATTGGCCTCAGCGGCCTGGCCGGGGTCATTATGGCGGTTGCGCTGGTGGCTATCCTCTGCGCGCTGCCCCGCGCAGCGGTGAAGGCGGCGAAAGGCAAAGCAATGTCGTTTCGCGCGGTGCTCGGGCGGGTGTGGCCCTACGGCATGGCGCTGGCCCTGGCCTCCGCCGGTTTCGGGGTTATCGCCACCTTTATCACGCTGTTTTATGACGCCAAAGGCTGGGACGGGGCGGCCTTCGCCCTGACGTTGTTCAGCTGCGCGTTCGTTGGCGCGCGGCTGCTGTTTCCCAACGCCATTAACCGGCTGGGGGGGCTGAACGTGGCGATGCTCTGCTTTAGCGTGGAGATCATCGGCCTGCTGCTGGTCGGCTTTGCCGATACGCCGCTGCTGGCGAAAATCGGCACCTTTCTTACCGGGGCCGGGTTCTCACTGGTCTTTCCGGCGCTGGGCGTGGTGGCGGTGAAAGCGGTGCCGCAGCATAACCAGGGGTCGGCGCTGGCCACCTATACCGTGTTTATGGATTTGTCGTTAGGCGTCACCGGGCCGCTGGCCGGCTTGCTGATGGCGTGGACCGGGATCCCGGTGATATATCTGGCGGCGGCAGGTCTGGTGATGGCGGCGCTGCTGCTGGGCTGGCGGTTAAAAAAACGGCCCCCGGTCAGCGAACCGGAGGCCGTCGCACCAGGCCAGTAA
- a CDS encoding DcrB family lipoprotein, whose protein sequence is MRNLVKYVGIGLLVMGLAACDNSDSKAPTVGAAAESNTSGQAISLLDGKLSFTLPAGMADQSGKLGTQANNMHVYSDATGQKAVIVIVGDSTNEDLAVLAKRLEDQQRSRDPQLQVVSNKSLEIKGHTLQQLDSIISAKGQTAWSSVLLGKVDDKLLTLQVTLPADNQQQAQTEAESIISTLTIQ, encoded by the coding sequence ATGCGCAATTTGGTTAAATATGTCGGTATTGGCCTGCTGGTGATGGGGCTTGCCGCCTGCGATAACAGCGATTCAAAAGCGCCAACCGTTGGGGCAGCAGCGGAGAGCAACACCAGCGGCCAGGCGATCAGCCTGCTGGATGGCAAACTGAGCTTCACCCTGCCTGCGGGCATGGCCGACCAGAGCGGCAAACTGGGTACTCAGGCGAACAACATGCACGTCTATTCTGACGCCACCGGCCAGAAAGCAGTCATCGTCATCGTCGGCGACAGCACCAATGAAGACCTGGCGGTGCTGGCGAAGCGCCTGGAAGATCAGCAGCGTAGCCGCGACCCGCAGCTGCAGGTGGTGAGCAATAAATCGCTGGAGATCAAAGGTCACACCCTGCAGCAGCTGGACAGCATCATCTCCGCCAAGGGGCAGACCGCCTGGTCTTCCGTGCTCCTCGGCAAAGTGGATGACAAACTGCTGACCCTGCAGGTCACCCTGCCGGCGGACAACCAGCAGCAGGCGCAGACCGAAGCGGAAAGCATCATCAGCACCCTCACCATCCAGTAA
- a CDS encoding 7-cyano-7-deazaguanine/7-aminomethyl-7-deazaguanine transporter: protein MNPFTTVQRKKALVWLSLFHLLVITSSNYLVQLPISIFGFHTTWGAFSFPFIFLATDLTVRIFGAPLARRIIFAVMVPALVISYAISALFYMGEWQGFAALGTFNLFVARIAIASFMAYALGQILDVHVFNRLRQSRRWWLAPTASTLFGNISDTVAFFFIAFWRSPDPFMAAHWGEIALVDYSFKVLISIIFFLPMYGVLLNMLLKRLADKSDLSALQPS, encoded by the coding sequence ATGAATCCGTTTACTACCGTACAGCGCAAAAAAGCGCTCGTCTGGCTTTCGCTATTTCATCTGCTGGTGATCACCTCCAGCAACTATCTGGTTCAGCTACCGATCTCCATCTTTGGTTTCCATACCACCTGGGGGGCGTTCAGTTTTCCGTTTATCTTCCTCGCCACCGATCTGACGGTGCGAATTTTTGGCGCACCGCTGGCGCGACGCATTATTTTTGCGGTGATGGTCCCGGCGCTGGTCATCTCCTACGCCATCTCCGCCCTGTTTTACATGGGCGAGTGGCAGGGTTTCGCGGCGCTGGGCACCTTTAATCTCTTCGTCGCGCGTATCGCCATCGCCAGCTTTATGGCCTATGCGCTGGGGCAGATCCTCGACGTCCACGTCTTCAACCGCCTGCGGCAGAGCCGCCGCTGGTGGCTGGCCCCCACCGCCTCGACGCTGTTCGGCAACATCAGCGATACCGTGGCGTTCTTCTTCATCGCCTTCTGGCGCAGCCCGGATCCATTTATGGCCGCCCACTGGGGGGAAATCGCCCTCGTCGACTACAGCTTTAAAGTGCTTATCAGCATCATTTTCTTCCTGCCGATGTACGGCGTACTGTTAAATATGCTGTTGAAAAGGCTGGCGGATAAATCTGATTTGTCGGCATTGCAGCCGAGTTAA
- the tusA gene encoding sulfurtransferase TusA translates to MSELFSTPDHTLDALGLRCPEPVMMVRKTVRTMPVGETLLIIADDPATTRDIPGFCRFMEHELVAQQTEALPYRYLIRKSH, encoded by the coding sequence ATGAGCGAACTTTTCTCCACTCCAGACCACACTCTGGATGCCCTGGGACTGCGCTGCCCGGAGCCGGTCATGATGGTGCGTAAAACCGTGCGGACAATGCCCGTCGGCGAGACGCTGCTGATTATTGCTGACGATCCGGCCACCACCCGCGATATCCCGGGATTCTGCCGCTTTATGGAGCATGAGCTGGTGGCCCAGCAAACCGAAGCTCTGCCGTACCGCTACCTGATCCGCAAAAGCCACTGA
- the zntA gene encoding Zn(II)/Cd(II)/Pb(II) translocating P-type ATPase ZntA, producing the protein MSTPDAQDKKVPQFSSFTMRPAPAPAESCCTDHACAAESAPAAEALSDARYSWQVAGMDCAACARKVETAVRQVPGVSQVQVLFATEKLLVNAEGDVRAQVEQAVRQAGYTLRDADAPASEKTQGSRLRDNLPLLTLVMMMALSWGLEQANHPAGQLAFIATTLVGLWPVARQALRLIKSGSWFAIETLMSVAAIGALFIGATAEAAMVLLLFLIGERLEGWAASRARQGVSALMALKPDTAIRLRNGVRETVAQRDLRPGDVIEVAAGGRLPADGQLLSPFASFDESALTGESVPVERQAGERVAAGATSVDRLVQLTVISEPGDSAIDRILKLIEEAEERRAPIERFIDRFSRIYTPAIMVVALLVAIVPPLLFASAWLPWIYKGLTLLLIGCPCALVISTPAAITSGLAVAARRGALIKGGAALEQLGQVRQVAFDKTGTLTVGQPQVTSVIATAENDDNTLLALAAAVEQGSSHPLAQAIVREAQRRQLSIPQASGQRALAGSGIEAEVNGSRIVICAASKAAPSDHEAQIQQLESAGQTVVLVMRGETLLGILALRDTLRDDARQAVDALHQLGVQGVILTGDNPRAAAAIASELGLEFRAGLLPADKVEAVMALNADAPLAMVGDGINDAPAMKAATIGIAMGSGTDVALETADAALTHNRLTGLAQMISLARATHANIRQNIAIALGLKGIFLVTTLLGLTGLWLAVLADTGATVLVTANALRLLRKKL; encoded by the coding sequence ATGTCGACTCCAGACGCGCAGGATAAAAAAGTCCCACAATTCTCGTCATTCACCATGCGGCCAGCGCCCGCCCCGGCGGAAAGCTGCTGCACAGACCACGCCTGCGCCGCAGAGAGCGCGCCTGCCGCCGAAGCGCTCAGCGACGCCCGCTACAGCTGGCAGGTTGCAGGCATGGACTGCGCCGCCTGCGCCCGCAAGGTGGAAACGGCGGTTCGTCAGGTGCCCGGCGTCAGTCAGGTTCAGGTGCTGTTCGCCACTGAAAAATTATTGGTTAACGCCGAGGGCGACGTTCGGGCTCAGGTTGAGCAGGCGGTACGTCAGGCAGGCTATACGCTGCGCGATGCCGATGCCCCCGCGTCAGAGAAAACTCAGGGCTCGCGGCTGCGCGACAATTTACCGTTGCTGACGCTGGTCATGATGATGGCCCTGAGCTGGGGGCTGGAGCAGGCCAACCACCCTGCCGGTCAGTTAGCCTTTATTGCCACCACCCTGGTCGGCCTCTGGCCGGTTGCCCGCCAGGCGCTGCGCCTGATCAAGAGCGGGAGCTGGTTCGCCATTGAAACGCTGATGAGCGTCGCCGCCATCGGGGCGCTGTTTATCGGCGCCACCGCAGAGGCGGCGATGGTCCTGCTGCTGTTCCTGATCGGCGAGCGTCTCGAAGGCTGGGCCGCCAGCCGCGCGCGGCAGGGGGTGAGCGCGCTGATGGCGCTGAAGCCCGACACCGCCATTCGCCTGCGCAACGGCGTGCGGGAAACCGTCGCCCAGCGCGATCTGCGCCCCGGGGATGTGATCGAAGTGGCCGCCGGTGGGCGTCTGCCGGCGGATGGTCAGCTGCTGTCGCCATTTGCCAGCTTTGATGAAAGCGCTCTGACCGGCGAGTCGGTGCCGGTGGAGCGCCAGGCCGGAGAACGCGTAGCGGCAGGCGCCACCAGCGTCGACCGCCTGGTGCAGCTGACCGTAATCTCCGAACCGGGCGACAGCGCCATCGACCGCATCCTGAAGCTGATTGAAGAGGCGGAGGAGCGTCGGGCGCCGATCGAGCGTTTTATCGATCGCTTCAGCCGGATCTACACTCCGGCCATTATGGTGGTGGCCCTGTTGGTCGCCATTGTCCCGCCCCTGCTCTTCGCCAGCGCCTGGCTGCCGTGGATTTATAAAGGGCTGACGCTGCTGCTGATCGGCTGCCCGTGCGCGCTGGTCATCTCCACCCCGGCAGCCATCACTTCCGGCCTGGCGGTCGCCGCCCGACGCGGAGCGTTAATTAAAGGCGGCGCGGCCCTGGAACAGCTGGGCCAGGTGCGCCAGGTGGCGTTCGACAAAACCGGCACCCTGACCGTCGGCCAGCCGCAGGTGACCTCGGTCATCGCCACGGCTGAGAATGACGATAACACGCTGCTGGCGCTGGCGGCGGCGGTTGAGCAAGGCTCCAGCCATCCGCTGGCGCAGGCTATCGTCCGCGAAGCGCAGCGGCGTCAGTTGAGTATTCCGCAGGCCAGCGGCCAGCGGGCGCTGGCCGGCTCCGGTATCGAAGCCGAGGTCAACGGCAGCCGTATCGTGATCTGCGCGGCCAGCAAAGCCGCCCCGTCAGATCATGAGGCGCAGATCCAGCAGCTGGAGAGCGCCGGTCAAACGGTGGTGCTGGTCATGCGCGGCGAGACGCTTCTCGGCATCCTGGCGCTGCGCGACACCCTGCGCGACGACGCGCGTCAGGCAGTGGATGCCTTACACCAGCTGGGGGTGCAGGGGGTGATCCTTACCGGGGATAACCCGCGCGCCGCGGCGGCCATCGCCAGCGAACTGGGGCTGGAATTCCGCGCCGGCCTGCTGCCGGCGGACAAAGTCGAAGCGGTGATGGCGCTGAATGCCGATGCGCCGCTGGCGATGGTCGGGGACGGCATCAACGACGCCCCGGCGATGAAGGCGGCGACCATCGGCATCGCCATGGGCAGCGGCACCGACGTGGCGCTGGAGACCGCCGACGCCGCGCTGACCCACAACCGTCTGACCGGCCTGGCGCAGATGATCTCCCTGGCGCGGGCGACCCACGCGAATATTCGCCAGAACATCGCGATTGCCTTAGGGCTGAAGGGGATTTTCCTTGTCACCACCCTGCTCGGCCTGACCGGCCTGTGGCTGGCGGTGCTGGCGGATACCGGCGCCACCGTACTGGTAACGGCTAACGCGCTGCGGTTATTGCGTAAGAAGTTGTAG
- a CDS encoding lysoplasmalogenase: MLWSFIAVCFSAWLYVDASYRGPAWRRWVFKPVTLILLLLLAWQAPMFNAISYLVLAGLCASLLGDALTLLPRQRVMYAVGAFFLSHLLYTIWFASQLTLSFFWPLPLVLLVFGALLMAVIWSRLEEMKMPVLTFIGMTLVMVWLAGELWFARPTNTALSGFAGAALLLLSNAVWLVSHYRRRFRADNAIAAAFYFAGHFLIVRALYL, translated from the coding sequence ATGCTTTGGTCATTTATTGCTGTCTGTTTCTCCGCATGGCTTTATGTCGATGCATCCTATCGCGGGCCGGCCTGGCGACGCTGGGTATTTAAACCTGTCACCCTGATTCTGTTGCTGTTGCTGGCCTGGCAGGCGCCGATGTTCAATGCCATCAGCTACCTGGTGCTGGCCGGCCTGTGCGCCTCCCTGCTCGGCGACGCCCTGACCCTGCTGCCGCGCCAGCGGGTGATGTACGCAGTGGGCGCCTTCTTCCTGTCGCATCTGCTGTATACCATCTGGTTCGCCAGCCAGCTGACGCTGTCATTCTTCTGGCCGCTGCCGCTGGTGCTGCTGGTATTCGGCGCCCTGCTGATGGCGGTGATCTGGAGCCGGCTGGAAGAGATGAAAATGCCGGTGCTGACCTTTATCGGCATGACGCTGGTGATGGTCTGGCTGGCCGGTGAGCTGTGGTTTGCCCGCCCTACCAACACCGCGCTGTCCGGATTCGCCGGCGCCGCTCTGCTGCTGCTGAGCAATGCCGTGTGGCTGGTGAGCCACTATCGCCGCCGTTTCCGCGCCGATAACGCCATTGCCGCCGCGTTTTACTTTGCCGGCCACTTCCTCATCGTGCGCGCGCTGTACCTGTAA
- a CDS encoding DUF2500 domain-containing protein codes for MPLFFVLVVAVIVVAASFRYVQQRREKLANDAAPVLQKRVIVSNKREKVINDRRSRQQTVTPAGSEMRYEASFRPENGGLEVVFRLDAPQYHALSVGDRGMLSYKGTAFVAFTPDP; via the coding sequence ATGCCGCTCTTTTTTGTTCTGGTCGTCGCGGTGATTGTGGTGGCGGCTTCGTTTCGCTATGTGCAGCAGCGCCGCGAAAAACTGGCGAACGACGCCGCGCCGGTGTTGCAAAAGCGGGTGATCGTCAGCAATAAGCGGGAAAAAGTGATTAACGATCGGCGTTCGCGGCAGCAGACGGTGACGCCTGCGGGCAGCGAGATGCGCTATGAAGCGAGCTTTCGCCCTGAGAACGGCGGGCTGGAGGTGGTGTTTCGCCTTGACGCGCCGCAGTATCATGCGCTGAGCGTCGGCGATCGCGGGATGTTGAGTTATAAGGGCACAGCGTTCGTGGCGTTCACGCCCGATCCCTGA
- a CDS encoding DUF1145 family protein yields the protein MLINLGRLLMLCVWAFLLLNLFQPFPKPLNIFVNVALIFMILMHGLQLTLLKATQPKDAPPLGRFEQIRIFIFGVFELVAWQKKLKATLKK from the coding sequence ATGCTGATTAATTTAGGCCGCCTGCTGATGCTGTGCGTCTGGGCCTTTCTGTTATTGAATCTGTTTCAGCCCTTTCCGAAGCCGCTGAATATCTTCGTCAACGTCGCGCTGATTTTTATGATCCTGATGCACGGTCTGCAGCTGACGCTGCTCAAGGCGACGCAGCCGAAGGATGCCCCGCCGCTGGGCCGCTTTGAGCAAATCCGCATTTTTATCTTCGGCGTGTTTGAGCTCGTCGCCTGGCAGAAAAAACTGAAGGCGACACTGAAGAAATAG
- the rsmD gene encoding 16S rRNA (guanine(966)-N(2))-methyltransferase, which translates to MKKPNHAGSGQIRIIGGQWRGRKLPVPESPGLRPTTDRVRETLFNWLAPSIVDAHCLDCFAGSGALGLEALSRYAASTTLLEMERGVAQQLQKNLATLKADRGKVIATNTLSFLSQPGTPHQIVFVDPPFRQGLLEETLRLLETQGWLADEALVYVESEVENGLPPVPANWHLYREKVAGQVAYRLYQREAQGENHAD; encoded by the coding sequence ATGAAAAAACCAAACCACGCGGGCAGCGGCCAGATCCGCATCATCGGCGGGCAATGGCGCGGCCGTAAATTACCGGTGCCGGAGAGCCCGGGCCTGCGGCCGACCACCGACCGGGTTCGCGAAACCCTTTTTAACTGGCTGGCGCCGTCCATCGTTGACGCGCACTGCCTCGACTGCTTTGCCGGCAGCGGCGCGCTGGGGCTTGAGGCGCTGTCCCGCTATGCGGCCAGCACCACGCTACTGGAGATGGAGCGCGGCGTCGCTCAGCAGTTACAAAAAAACCTGGCCACCCTGAAAGCGGATCGCGGCAAGGTGATCGCGACTAACACCCTCAGCTTCCTGAGCCAACCAGGCACGCCGCATCAGATTGTGTTTGTCGACCCACCGTTCCGTCAGGGGCTGCTGGAGGAGACGCTGCGCCTGCTGGAAACGCAGGGCTGGCTGGCCGACGAGGCCCTGGTGTACGTCGAAAGCGAAGTCGAAAACGGTTTACCGCCGGTACCGGCGAACTGGCATCTGTATCGTGAAAAAGTGGCCGGACAAGTCGCGTACCGTCTTTACCAACGTGAGGCCCAAGGAGAGAACCATGCTGATTAA